In one Nostoc sp. KVJ3 genomic region, the following are encoded:
- a CDS encoding NACHT domain-containing protein — translation MVKRSLEASLTGIQEAKRAFARKGWTQDNLAAEVNLKTRQPIWRFFSGRPVERHTFIEICLILELNWREIATNPPAEFLGIEEYAQPPVVDIDKLVQKVRSQRFEKIQDQCGILQLLDISRPVAIDDIYIDVNILEEIASLQYLEISDLQNLDPKEFDRFGLGEADEKQIPGTQAVERYSKLRVLGKPGVGKTTFLQYLAIQCNQNAFTANQVPIFITLKNFAEESIVTNEFSLLKYISQEFLTSGISDPSVIETLLSAGRVLLLLDGMDEVLHQQSNAVLSEIRRFSEKYHTNQFVATCRTAVQKLRLRGFTDVEIAPFTLEQIRAFAQKWFVAFTKTNIQDGLAKSVEFIQKLELAENWQFRQLVVTPLFLHLACWVFHGQEKFPTKRTDFYKEGLDLLLGKWDEARGIERDEVYRGFLLPQKLKLLSQIAAATFEQGQYFFEQRVVEQYIGDYIQNLNNVPMDAEELQIESEAALKAIEAQHGLLAERARGIFSFSYLAFQEYFTARKIVASHNLEAFGQALSGLVNHITDPTGAKSSC, via the coding sequence ATGGTCAAGCGATCGCTCGAAGCATCACTCACTGGGATTCAAGAGGCTAAAAGAGCGTTTGCTCGCAAGGGTTGGACACAAGACAATCTAGCAGCAGAAGTCAACCTCAAGACTAGACAACCAATTTGGCGGTTTTTCAGTGGTCGTCCAGTTGAGCGTCATACCTTTATTGAAATTTGTTTGATTTTAGAACTAAATTGGCGGGAGATTGCGACTAATCCCCCGGCAGAATTTTTGGGAATAGAAGAATACGCCCAGCCTCCTGTGGTGGATATTGATAAATTAGTGCAAAAAGTGCGATCGCAACGCTTTGAAAAAATTCAAGACCAGTGTGGTATTTTGCAGTTATTAGATATTAGCCGTCCAGTTGCGATCGATGACATATATATAGATGTAAATATTTTGGAGGAGATTGCTAGCCTTCAGTACTTAGAAATCAGCGATCTGCAAAACCTTGATCCCAAAGAATTTGACCGTTTTGGTTTAGGTGAGGCTGACGAAAAACAAATACCTGGTACACAGGCAGTTGAAAGATACTCCAAGCTCAGGGTGCTAGGCAAACCAGGAGTAGGTAAAACCACCTTTTTGCAATATCTTGCCATTCAGTGTAACCAAAACGCATTTACGGCAAATCAGGTGCCAATCTTCATCACCCTAAAAAATTTTGCTGAAGAATCTATTGTTACCAACGAGTTCAGCCTATTAAAATACATCAGCCAGGAGTTCCTTACATCTGGAATTTCCGATCCTTCAGTAATTGAAACTTTACTTAGTGCAGGCAGGGTATTACTGTTACTTGATGGTATGGATGAAGTTCTTCACCAACAAAGCAATGCTGTCTTAAGCGAAATTCGCAGGTTTTCAGAGAAGTATCACACAAATCAGTTCGTGGCGACCTGTCGAACAGCAGTTCAAAAACTCAGACTCCGAGGCTTTACCGATGTTGAAATTGCTCCCTTTACCTTAGAACAAATCCGAGCCTTCGCTCAAAAATGGTTTGTGGCCTTTACCAAGACCAACATTCAAGATGGTCTGGCCAAGTCCGTTGAGTTTATTCAGAAGTTGGAATTAGCTGAAAATTGGCAATTTCGCCAACTCGTCGTCACCCCCCTATTTCTGCATCTTGCCTGCTGGGTGTTTCACGGTCAAGAAAAATTTCCGACTAAGCGGACTGACTTTTATAAGGAAGGTTTAGACCTTCTATTGGGCAAATGGGATGAAGCCAGAGGCATTGAACGGGATGAAGTTTACCGAGGGTTTTTATTACCACAAAAGCTCAAATTATTGAGTCAAATTGCCGCAGCGACATTTGAGCAAGGTCAGTACTTTTTTGAGCAACGCGTCGTTGAGCAATATATTGGTGACTATATTCAGAATCTCAACAACGTGCCAATGGATGCAGAGGAACTGCAAATCGAAAGCGAAGCGGCGCTCAAAGCAATTGAGGCTCAACATGGGCTATTGGCAGAACGGGCGCGGGGAATTTTTTCCTTTTCCTATCTAGCATTTCAAGAATATTTCACAGCGAGGAAAATCGTTGCCAGCCATAACTTAGAGGCATTTGGGCAAGCGCTCTCTGGTCTGGTGAATCATATCACCGACCCCACTGGCGCGAAATCTTCTTGTTAA
- a CDS encoding NACHT C-terminal helical domain 2-containing protein produces MLTATMLRSADSLVQLMKQQIDTLVAEDAYLQEFLTWASQKSRSIPTQSKDATVRAFYLALSRTPHIASHFALASSLDQGMFLDAALDDLLLECAIDGNQDFAHIHACGEAMSNILGIVLDVGLHKSLQQLSDELPNSGQSQQRFELWSQTNYSAWAEQVKKTVINYRNINHEWQFSSEQEQVLQRYYDANQLLLDCLHSNCEVTAAIRQEIEATLLLPQKELEDREWQ; encoded by the coding sequence TTGTTAACCGCTACCATGCTCAGGAGTGCAGACTCTCTAGTACAGTTGATGAAGCAACAGATTGATACACTCGTTGCCGAAGATGCTTATTTACAAGAGTTTTTGACCTGGGCTAGCCAAAAATCTCGCAGTATTCCTACCCAATCAAAAGATGCGACAGTTCGAGCATTTTACCTGGCCTTGAGTCGGACTCCTCACATAGCTTCCCACTTTGCCCTAGCCAGCAGCCTCGACCAGGGGATGTTTCTGGATGCGGCATTAGATGACCTGCTGCTGGAGTGTGCAATTGATGGAAACCAGGACTTTGCTCACATCCACGCCTGCGGAGAAGCTATGAGCAACATTTTGGGTATTGTTCTGGATGTAGGACTCCATAAATCCCTGCAACAACTCTCTGACGAATTGCCAAATTCTGGTCAAAGTCAACAACGGTTTGAGCTATGGTCGCAAACGAACTATTCAGCTTGGGCTGAACAGGTAAAGAAGACGGTGATTAATTATCGCAATATTAACCACGAGTGGCAATTTAGCTCTGAACAAGAGCAAGTGTTGCAACGCTACTATGATGCCAATCAACTACTACTCGATTGTCTGCATAGCAATTGTGAAGTGACAGCTGCTATTAGGCAAGAAATTGAAGCTACCTTATTGTTGCCTCAGAAGGAACTTGAGGATAGGGAATGGCAATAA
- the mgtA gene encoding magnesium-translocating P-type ATPase, which yields MKTLSQSPNSSKKPKTGSSSSKDASNALIDIAQHDVDGVLHLFDTSLEGLTETEAKQRLGKSGLNEIARQKAIAWYIQLLKTVTNPLSLLLIVLATISLLTGSPTAALIIFAMVIFGGLLRFSQEFQSNKAAEKLREMVSATATVSRKGAAPKKDKGITAGKEIAVKLLVPGDVIFLSAGDMIPADVRLIATKDLFLSQSTLTGESLPTEKHPELPDHKEKNPLELVNLCFMGTAVVSGSGTAVVAETGSHTYLASLAKTVSGRKPRTSFDKGVNGVTMLLLRFMLVMAPLVFLINGVVKGNWIEAFTFGLSVAVGLAPEMLPVIVTANLAKGAITMSNKKVIVKNIDAIQDFGSMNILCTDKTGTLTQDKIVLQRHLDPYGQESTDVLKYAYLNSFYQTGLKNLLDVAVLAHNQELESLDIEKNYQKFDEIPFDFVRRRMSVVVEEMGKQHILICKGAVEEVLKVCTQLKVDDKVLPMDESVRTKVADLQQKLNSEGLRVVAVAYKVMPTDQSHYAIPDESNLVLLGNIAFLDPPKDSAAQAIKALKRNGVDIKIITGDNEIITRKICKDVGLPVQNVLLGSDIESLSDNELASSAANTTIFAKFSPTQKAKIIQVLRKNGNVVGYMGDGINDAAALREADVGISVDTAVDIAKESADIILLEKNLLILESGVIEGRKTFANIIKYIRMGTSSNFGNMFSVLGASAILPFLPMQPVQILINNLLYDFSQTGIPFDDVDQEALIKPPKWKVDNIRRFMIFIGPVSSIFDYSTYALMWFVFGATSVDNQALFQTGWFVESLMTQTLIVHVIRTPKIPFFQSRASLPMLLITATVMAVGMYLPFSPIGADLGFVPLPAVYFLWLALILTCYCILTQFVKTWFIKKYGYT from the coding sequence ATGAAGACGTTAAGCCAGTCTCCCAATTCATCTAAAAAGCCTAAAACGGGATCTAGCTCATCTAAAGATGCATCCAACGCGCTTATCGATATCGCTCAACATGATGTGGATGGAGTTCTGCACTTATTTGACACTTCCCTGGAGGGGCTGACTGAGACTGAAGCCAAGCAGAGGTTAGGGAAATCCGGGCTAAATGAGATCGCCCGTCAAAAAGCGATCGCGTGGTATATTCAACTGCTGAAAACGGTGACTAATCCCCTCTCGCTTTTACTCATTGTTCTGGCGACGATTTCACTATTAACTGGGAGTCCGACAGCCGCCTTGATCATTTTTGCGATGGTGATTTTCGGTGGTTTGCTGCGCTTTTCACAAGAATTTCAGTCGAACAAAGCCGCCGAAAAGCTGCGGGAAATGGTGAGTGCAACCGCAACGGTGAGCCGCAAGGGTGCCGCACCGAAAAAAGATAAGGGAATCACAGCCGGAAAAGAAATTGCCGTAAAGTTGCTGGTACCTGGTGATGTCATCTTTCTTTCAGCCGGAGATATGATTCCAGCCGATGTCAGGCTGATTGCTACCAAAGATTTATTCCTCAGTCAGTCAACCCTCACCGGGGAGTCTCTACCCACTGAAAAACACCCAGAACTCCCAGATCACAAGGAGAAAAACCCACTAGAGTTAGTCAATCTCTGTTTTATGGGTACGGCGGTAGTCAGTGGTTCTGGAACAGCCGTTGTTGCCGAAACGGGTAGTCATACTTATCTAGCATCACTGGCTAAAACCGTTAGTGGACGCAAACCACGCACGAGCTTTGACAAAGGCGTGAATGGCGTAACTATGCTGCTGTTGCGCTTTATGCTGGTCATGGCTCCACTAGTCTTTTTGATCAATGGGGTGGTTAAAGGCAATTGGATCGAGGCATTCACATTTGGTTTATCTGTGGCTGTGGGATTGGCTCCAGAAATGTTACCTGTGATTGTCACAGCCAATTTGGCCAAGGGTGCAATTACCATGTCTAACAAAAAGGTGATTGTCAAAAACATTGATGCAATTCAAGATTTTGGCTCCATGAATATTTTGTGTACTGACAAAACAGGCACTCTAACTCAAGATAAAATCGTCTTGCAGAGGCACTTAGATCCCTACGGTCAAGAGAGTACAGATGTTCTCAAATATGCCTATCTCAATAGCTTTTACCAGACTGGCTTAAAAAATTTATTAGATGTCGCCGTTCTCGCTCACAATCAAGAACTTGAATCTTTAGACATTGAGAAAAACTACCAGAAATTTGATGAAATTCCCTTTGACTTTGTGCGTCGTCGGATGTCTGTTGTCGTCGAAGAAATGGGAAAACAGCATATCCTGATTTGCAAAGGTGCGGTTGAAGAAGTCCTAAAAGTCTGCACTCAACTCAAAGTTGATGACAAGGTTTTGCCAATGGATGAGTCAGTCCGCACCAAGGTTGCCGATTTACAACAAAAACTAAACTCTGAAGGGTTACGGGTAGTTGCAGTGGCATACAAAGTGATGCCAACGGATCAATCACATTACGCGATTCCCGATGAGAGTAATTTGGTTCTGTTGGGTAACATTGCGTTTCTCGATCCGCCCAAAGATTCCGCAGCCCAAGCGATTAAAGCCCTCAAACGCAATGGAGTTGATATAAAAATTATAACTGGGGATAATGAAATCATTACTCGTAAAATCTGCAAAGATGTTGGCTTACCTGTCCAAAATGTTTTATTAGGTAGCGATATTGAATCTTTATCAGATAATGAATTAGCTTCATCTGCTGCAAACACAACTATTTTTGCTAAATTTTCTCCGACTCAAAAAGCCAAAATTATACAGGTGCTGCGAAAGAACGGCAACGTTGTAGGATACATGGGAGATGGGATCAATGATGCAGCTGCTTTGCGGGAGGCAGATGTGGGCATCTCGGTTGATACGGCAGTCGATATTGCTAAAGAGTCGGCAGACATCATTTTGTTAGAAAAAAACTTATTAATCCTGGAATCTGGGGTAATCGAAGGTCGCAAGACTTTTGCCAACATCATCAAATATATCAGAATGGGTACTAGCTCTAACTTTGGCAATATGTTTAGCGTCTTGGGTGCGAGTGCTATTCTGCCATTTTTACCGATGCAGCCAGTGCAGATATTGATCAATAATCTTCTCTACGACTTTTCGCAAACGGGCATCCCCTTCGATGATGTGGATCAAGAAGCCCTAATCAAGCCGCCGAAATGGAAAGTTGATAATATCCGGCGCTTTATGATCTTCATTGGCCCAGTTAGCTCTATTTTCGACTATTCTACCTATGCCTTGATGTGGTTTGTATTTGGGGCGACTTCTGTAGACAATCAAGCTTTGTTCCAAACAGGTTGGTTTGTCGAAAGTCTGATGACTCAAACGCTGATTGTCCATGTGATTCGCACGCCTAAGATTCCTTTTTTCCAGAGTCGGGCTTCTTTGCCCATGCTGTTGATCACCGCCACTGTGATGGCAGTCGGAATGTATCTGCCATTTTCTCCAATTGGAGCCGATTTAGGGTTTGTTCCTTTGCCAGCCGTTTATTTTCTTTGGTTAGCTTTAATCTTAACTTGCTATTGTATATTGACTCAATTTGTGAAAACTTGGTTTATCAAGAAATATGGATATACCTAA
- a CDS encoding potassium channel family protein — MSDLNQQSKPALDQERSEVLQQLEDWLETPMLVLGFAWLGLFIVELVWGLNPLLEAIAIIIWIAFIVDFGIKFLVAPRKISYLKHNWLIVFSLLIPAVRTFRIVGVIQSLQSVHVVRGLHLLGVMARTNRGMRLLATSVQRRGVRYVVGLTAIVILVGATGIYAFEHKLSVGTVGITDYGTALWWTAMVMTTMGSDYFPKTAEGRVLCFLLALYAIAVCGYATATLAVFFVDQDAENDQAELAGAKSIQALQAEITALRTEIQALARQNLDQ, encoded by the coding sequence ATGAGCGATCTGAACCAACAGTCAAAGCCGGCGTTAGATCAAGAGCGCAGCGAAGTGCTGCAACAGTTGGAAGATTGGCTAGAAACGCCGATGCTGGTGCTGGGCTTTGCTTGGTTAGGACTTTTTATTGTTGAGCTAGTTTGGGGGTTGAATCCTCTATTAGAAGCGATCGCCATCATCATTTGGATCGCCTTTATCGTGGATTTTGGGATCAAATTTCTTGTCGCTCCCCGCAAAATTTCTTACCTCAAACACAACTGGTTAATCGTCTTTTCTCTGCTTATCCCGGCTGTGCGAACCTTTCGGATTGTGGGAGTCATACAGTCTTTGCAATCAGTTCATGTGGTTCGTGGGTTACATTTGTTGGGAGTTATGGCACGAACCAATAGAGGAATGCGGTTACTCGCAACAAGTGTTCAGCGTCGAGGAGTGCGCTATGTGGTGGGATTAACTGCAATCGTCATCTTGGTTGGAGCAACTGGAATTTATGCGTTTGAACACAAACTTTCTGTTGGTACTGTTGGTATAACTGACTATGGCACTGCCCTGTGGTGGACAGCAATGGTGATGACCACGATGGGATCTGATTACTTTCCAAAGACGGCAGAAGGAAGGGTATTATGCTTTTTACTAGCACTGTATGCGATCGCGGTCTGTGGTTATGCAACAGCAACGCTAGCAGTATTTTTTGTTGATCAGGATGCCGAGAATGATCAAGCAGAACTGGCAGGTGCAAAATCAATTCAAGCCCTGCAAGCAGAAATTACCGCACTGCGAACTGAGATTCAAGCCTTAGCACGACAAAATTTAGACCAATAA
- a CDS encoding chaperone modulator CbpM, with protein MTFSLSKTVVSLEGEQLYSFEYAALITKTSITLVKFYVELGVIEPIGDLLHSREIARIAQIQRLRRDLGLNLVGAAMVLDMTTEIAQLRAQLKVYQSHSSNSL; from the coding sequence ATGACCTTCAGCCTTTCAAAAACCGTGGTTTCACTAGAAGGTGAACAACTTTACAGCTTTGAATATGCTGCGTTGATCACTAAGACTTCGATTACCCTTGTGAAGTTTTACGTTGAGTTAGGCGTAATCGAACCCATCGGTGATTTGCTACATTCCCGCGAGATTGCGCGAATTGCTCAGATTCAACGCTTGCGTCGAGATTTGGGGCTGAACTTAGTCGGAGCGGCAATGGTGCTAGATATGACGACTGAAATTGCCCAATTACGGGCACAGTTAAAAGTGTATCAGTCTCATTCATCGAACTCGTTATGA
- a CDS encoding DnaJ C-terminal domain-containing protein codes for MPTATDFKDYYAILGVSKTATPEEIKRVYRKLARKYHPDLNPGDKDAETKFKELNEANEVLSDPEKRQKYDRFGQHWNHPGYTEAPPPSSTNVGTTDFDQYGDFDSFINDLLGRSRGKTSTGGFDNFNGGFRSQAPAPDTEAAIALTFSEAFHGVQKRLQLDDETINVRIPAGAKPGSRIRLKGKGRPSPFSQQRGDLYLTIEVLTHPFYRFEGDNLVCDIPIRPDEAVLGAEISVPTPDGSVTMKVPKGVRSGQSLRLRGKGWTLPKGGRGDLFAKLQIVTPQDLSAIEQEYYEKIQANTSFNPRTQLEEIKL; via the coding sequence ATGCCAACTGCAACAGACTTTAAAGACTACTATGCCATTTTGGGAGTAAGCAAAACCGCAACCCCCGAAGAAATCAAACGGGTTTATCGCAAACTTGCCCGCAAATATCATCCTGACCTTAATCCTGGAGACAAAGACGCAGAAACAAAGTTTAAAGAACTAAATGAAGCGAATGAGGTACTTTCTGATCCAGAGAAGCGGCAGAAGTACGATCGCTTTGGTCAGCACTGGAATCACCCTGGTTACACTGAAGCGCCGCCACCTAGTTCCACTAATGTTGGTACAACCGACTTCGATCAGTACGGCGATTTTGATTCGTTTATCAACGATCTGCTGGGTCGATCAAGAGGTAAAACCTCCACTGGTGGCTTTGATAATTTTAATGGTGGATTTCGTTCTCAAGCTCCCGCACCGGATACCGAAGCTGCGATCGCACTTACATTTTCCGAAGCATTTCACGGTGTCCAAAAGCGGCTGCAACTCGATGACGAAACCATCAACGTCCGCATTCCCGCAGGTGCAAAACCAGGCAGTCGAATTCGGCTCAAGGGTAAAGGTCGTCCTAGTCCGTTCTCTCAACAGCGTGGCGATTTGTATCTAACTATCGAGGTGTTAACTCATCCCTTCTATCGATTTGAGGGCGATAACCTCGTTTGCGACATTCCAATTCGCCCTGATGAAGCGGTTTTAGGGGCAGAAATTAGCGTGCCTACCCCCGATGGTAGCGTGACAATGAAAGTTCCCAAAGGGGTGCGATCGGGGCAATCCCTAAGACTGCGCGGCAAAGGCTGGACATTGCCAAAAGGGGGACGAGGTGATTTATTTGCCAAACTTCAGATTGTCACCCCGCAAGACCTGAGTGCGATCGAGCAAGAATATTACGAAAAAATCCAGGCAAACACTAGCTTTAACCCACGTACCCAATTAGAGGAGATAAAATTATGA
- a CDS encoding ZIP family metal transporter, with protein sequence MQEFLFALTLSALPVVSNFMGAMIAEALPSSKQTLGLALHAAAGVLLAIASTELIPRVAIAKPVWAAILALFLGGAFFVWINQLLKLSKNRLRGVDHNTVSWVIFLSIAIDLFGDGLMIGTSLTIAPHLGVVLASGRVVAHIPEGFVTNAEFKSQNMPRTQRFWLLAAFLIPVWLGATLGYWGLRGQSDLPKLIVLAFTTGTLMVAIVEEILPEAHQTQDTNLSTLTFIGSFALSMLFSSYLE encoded by the coding sequence ATGCAAGAATTTCTATTTGCTCTAACACTATCAGCTTTGCCTGTTGTCAGCAACTTCATGGGAGCAATGATTGCTGAAGCCTTACCATCATCAAAACAAACATTAGGACTTGCACTGCACGCTGCTGCTGGCGTGTTGTTGGCAATCGCATCTACTGAACTAATACCAAGAGTTGCGATCGCTAAACCTGTTTGGGCAGCTATTCTAGCGTTGTTTTTAGGTGGAGCTTTTTTTGTCTGGATTAATCAGCTTCTCAAGTTAAGCAAAAATCGACTGCGTGGTGTTGATCATAATACCGTTAGTTGGGTGATTTTTCTGAGCATTGCCATTGACTTATTTGGCGATGGCTTAATGATTGGCACCAGTTTAACGATCGCACCTCATCTAGGGGTAGTCCTGGCATCGGGGAGAGTTGTGGCTCACATTCCCGAAGGATTTGTCACCAACGCAGAGTTTAAGAGTCAAAATATGCCGCGAACACAGCGATTTTGGTTACTTGCGGCGTTTCTTATCCCTGTTTGGCTGGGCGCGACGCTGGGCTATTGGGGATTGCGCGGACAATCTGATCTGCCCAAGTTAATTGTACTTGCATTTACAACAGGCACTTTAATGGTGGCGATCGTTGAAGAAATTCTGCCGGAAGCCCATCAAACTCAAGATACAAACTTATCAACGTTGACGTTTATCGGGAGTTTTGCACTTTCAATGTTGTTCTCGTCTTATCTTGAATAA
- a CDS encoding DUF6920 family protein has translation MTKQISLNTLWNSATSNDRVFHSDELSHLPESTRRYLEHAIAPGTKIASAVRLQMHGEIKLKSWIPFKAEQVICWEHGLIWSATAWMNGLPIVGSDRIIDGVGAMQWKLLGIFPVMTASGSDITRSAVGRLQSESICLPSALCGDDVSWTTMDSSHLHSSFVVQGERAELDFTIDQTGRLKTFKLPRWNNLDGSEFHYMDFGGIMEEERTFSGYTIPTRLQIGWYFGTERFKSEGEFFRATIDDAIYR, from the coding sequence ATGACTAAACAGATTTCTCTCAATACGCTATGGAATTCTGCGACATCTAATGATCGTGTATTCCACTCAGATGAACTCTCTCACCTGCCAGAATCAACAAGACGATATCTCGAACACGCGATCGCTCCTGGAACCAAAATTGCATCTGCGGTTCGATTGCAGATGCACGGCGAAATTAAATTGAAGAGTTGGATTCCATTCAAAGCAGAGCAAGTTATTTGCTGGGAGCATGGACTGATTTGGAGTGCTACGGCATGGATGAATGGTTTGCCAATTGTGGGATCGGATCGAATTATAGACGGTGTAGGTGCAATGCAATGGAAACTTTTAGGAATTTTCCCGGTGATGACAGCTTCGGGTTCCGATATTACGCGGTCTGCTGTTGGTCGTCTTCAGTCTGAGTCAATCTGTTTGCCATCTGCGTTGTGTGGTGATGATGTGTCATGGACAACAATGGATTCATCACATTTACATTCCAGTTTTGTAGTGCAAGGTGAGAGAGCCGAACTAGATTTTACCATCGATCAAACGGGACGGCTCAAGACTTTCAAGCTGCCGCGCTGGAATAACCTTGATGGCTCTGAGTTTCATTATATGGACTTCGGTGGAATTATGGAGGAAGAACGCACATTCTCTGGCTACACTATTCCGACTCGTCTACAAATTGGATGGTACTTTGGCACTGAGCGGTTTAAGTCAGAGGGCGAATTTTTCCGAGCCACAATCGATGATGCAATCTATCGGTAG